From a single Erpetoichthys calabaricus chromosome 1, fErpCal1.3, whole genome shotgun sequence genomic region:
- the dus4l gene encoding tRNA-dihydrouridine(20a/20b) synthase [NAD(P)+]-like isoform X1 produces the protein MWEDSGECIEDILMNTTNQAELFQPGCVLKICAPMVRYSKLAFRMLVRKYDCDLCFTPMIIAADFVRSVKARDSEFTTSKADRPLIVQFAAKDPLILANAATMVAPFANGIDLNCGCPQRWAVSDGYGACLINKPELVRDMVRQVRNQVCIPKFSTSIKIRIHRDIRATVDLCRKAESAGVSWITVHGRTTEERHQPVHYDAIKTVKESVSIPVVANGDIRSLRDVEDIHLLTGVDGVMAARGLLANPAMFAGSEDTPLECVWDWVDVAMKHGTPFTCFHHHLMYMMEKITSQQEKKSF, from the exons ATGTGGGAAGACTCTG GTGAATGCATAGAGGACATTCTAATGAATACAACAAATCAAGCTGAGCTATTCCAGCCAGGATGTGTTCTGAAAATCTGTGCTCCCATGGTACGCTACTCAAA ATTAGCATTCAGGATGCTGGTTCGCAAATATGACTGTGACCTCTGCTTCACTCCAATGATAATTGCAGCGGATTTTGTCAGATCTGTCAAAGCGAGAGACAGTGAATTCACAACAAGTAAAG CTGACCGCCCTCTGATTGTGCAGTTTGCTGCAAAAGACCCTCTTATCCTTGCTAATGCTGCCACCATGGTAGCACCATTTGCCAATGGAATTGATTTGAACTGTGGATGCCCCCAAAG GTGGGCAGTGTCAGATGGTTATGGTGCTTGCCTCATCAATAAGCCAGAACTGGTCAGAGACATGGTGAGGCAGGTCAGGAACCAAGTTTGTATTCCTAAGTTTTCTACTTCAATCAAAATAAG AATCCATAGAGATATCAGAGCAACTGTTGACCTTTGCCGGAAAGCAGAGTCTGCTGGAGTGTCCTGGATCACTGTCCATGGAAGAACAACAGAGGAACGACATCAGCCAGTACATTACGATGCAATAAAGACAGTAAAAGAAAGTGTATCCATTCCTGTTGTGGCTAATGGTGATATAAGAAGTCTCAGAGATGTAGAAGACATTCATCTGTTAACAGGAGTTGATG GTGTAATGGCGGCAAGAGGTCTGCTAGCAAATCCTGCCATGTTTGCCGGAAGTGAAGATACACCACTGGAGTGTGTTTGGGACTGGGTTGACGTTGCTATGAAGCATGGGACTCCATTCACTTGTTTTCACCACCATTTAATGTACATGATGGAGAAAATTACCtcacagcaggaaaaaaaaagtttttaa
- the dus4l gene encoding tRNA-dihydrouridine(20a/20b) synthase [NAD(P)+]-like isoform X2, whose translation MNTTNQAELFQPGCVLKICAPMVRYSKLAFRMLVRKYDCDLCFTPMIIAADFVRSVKARDSEFTTSKADRPLIVQFAAKDPLILANAATMVAPFANGIDLNCGCPQRWAVSDGYGACLINKPELVRDMVRQVRNQVCIPKFSTSIKIRIHRDIRATVDLCRKAESAGVSWITVHGRTTEERHQPVHYDAIKTVKESVSIPVVANGDIRSLRDVEDIHLLTGVDGVMAARGLLANPAMFAGSEDTPLECVWDWVDVAMKHGTPFTCFHHHLMYMMEKITSQQEKKSF comes from the exons ATGAATACAACAAATCAAGCTGAGCTATTCCAGCCAGGATGTGTTCTGAAAATCTGTGCTCCCATGGTACGCTACTCAAA ATTAGCATTCAGGATGCTGGTTCGCAAATATGACTGTGACCTCTGCTTCACTCCAATGATAATTGCAGCGGATTTTGTCAGATCTGTCAAAGCGAGAGACAGTGAATTCACAACAAGTAAAG CTGACCGCCCTCTGATTGTGCAGTTTGCTGCAAAAGACCCTCTTATCCTTGCTAATGCTGCCACCATGGTAGCACCATTTGCCAATGGAATTGATTTGAACTGTGGATGCCCCCAAAG GTGGGCAGTGTCAGATGGTTATGGTGCTTGCCTCATCAATAAGCCAGAACTGGTCAGAGACATGGTGAGGCAGGTCAGGAACCAAGTTTGTATTCCTAAGTTTTCTACTTCAATCAAAATAAG AATCCATAGAGATATCAGAGCAACTGTTGACCTTTGCCGGAAAGCAGAGTCTGCTGGAGTGTCCTGGATCACTGTCCATGGAAGAACAACAGAGGAACGACATCAGCCAGTACATTACGATGCAATAAAGACAGTAAAAGAAAGTGTATCCATTCCTGTTGTGGCTAATGGTGATATAAGAAGTCTCAGAGATGTAGAAGACATTCATCTGTTAACAGGAGTTGATG GTGTAATGGCGGCAAGAGGTCTGCTAGCAAATCCTGCCATGTTTGCCGGAAGTGAAGATACACCACTGGAGTGTGTTTGGGACTGGGTTGACGTTGCTATGAAGCATGGGACTCCATTCACTTGTTTTCACCACCATTTAATGTACATGATGGAGAAAATTACCtcacagcaggaaaaaaaaagtttttaa